A genomic window from Promicromonospora sukumoe includes:
- a CDS encoding FHA domain-containing protein FhaB/FipA, whose product MSELTFTLLRLGYLVLLWVFVLSAVAVLRRDLAGPRTSGSRRRRPELAGPSPTPTPAGGAPRAPQRGGPSRLVVVAGPLTGTTIPLTSSGVLIGRAPSCTLVLDDDYSSSRHARIFPQGGQWFVEDLGSTNGTYIGEERVQGVIPLGPGVGVQIGQSVVELQG is encoded by the coding sequence ATGAGTGAGCTGACGTTCACCCTGCTCCGGCTGGGCTACCTCGTGCTGCTGTGGGTGTTCGTGCTCTCGGCCGTCGCCGTGCTCCGGCGCGACCTGGCGGGACCGCGCACGTCCGGCAGCCGGCGTCGCCGGCCTGAGCTCGCGGGGCCGTCCCCGACGCCGACCCCCGCCGGCGGCGCGCCCCGCGCGCCCCAGCGCGGTGGTCCGTCGCGGCTCGTCGTGGTGGCCGGCCCGCTCACCGGGACGACCATCCCCCTCACCTCGTCCGGAGTGCTGATCGGGCGCGCGCCGAGCTGCACCCTCGTGCTCGACGACGACTACTCGTCATCGCGCCACGCGCGGATCTTCCCCCAGGGCGGCCAGTGGTTCGTGGAGGACCTCGGTTCCACGAACGGCACCTACATCGGCGAGGAGCGGGTGCAGGGAGTCATCCCGCTCGGCCCGGGTGTGGGCGTGCAGATCGGACAGTCCGTCGTCGAGCTCCAGGGATGA
- a CDS encoding alpha/beta hydrolase — MTSLSPGLDDGPASEPVWEPDVLPGFERLTLPLEPDEDEPEVVATLVRRARPAPDGTGEGAADCDGEAGPRRVMHRIGAENPQVARLWDELSELGRRLRLPGAARHHADADGEPGAAQQDGTPPDPTPPDAGVDVLYVHGWLDYFFQTHLADFWESQGVRFHALDLRRYGRSLREGQTPGYVRSLAIYDEEIEAALDVMGHGRDQRTDRRLVLMGHSTGGLILSLWTAHNQERVAGLVLNGPWLEFQTREAGRKLMEPGIRVQSVLVPRSQLVNLDRGLYARSISSRFDGEWDYDVAWRPDAGWRATPAWLAAIFRGQDQVARGLGIDVPVLVLLSARSSIPTRWSEEMRSTDSVLDVVGIARRVPDVGSLTTLVRIAGGLHDATLSAAPAREQVWRETRRWFRGYVLSPADDGAPRA; from the coding sequence ATGACGAGCCTCTCCCCCGGTCTTGACGACGGGCCGGCCTCGGAGCCGGTCTGGGAGCCCGACGTGCTGCCGGGCTTCGAACGACTGACCCTGCCGCTGGAGCCCGACGAGGACGAGCCCGAGGTGGTCGCGACGCTGGTGCGCCGGGCCCGGCCCGCCCCTGACGGGACGGGCGAGGGCGCGGCGGACTGCGACGGCGAGGCCGGGCCACGCCGGGTCATGCACCGGATCGGCGCGGAGAACCCGCAGGTGGCCCGGCTCTGGGACGAGCTGTCGGAGCTCGGACGCCGGCTGCGGCTGCCGGGCGCGGCACGCCACCACGCGGACGCGGACGGCGAGCCGGGCGCAGCGCAGCAGGACGGGACCCCGCCCGACCCGACCCCGCCCGACGCCGGCGTCGACGTGCTCTACGTCCACGGCTGGCTCGACTACTTCTTCCAGACGCACCTCGCGGACTTCTGGGAGTCCCAGGGCGTGCGGTTCCACGCGCTCGACCTGCGGCGCTACGGCCGCAGCCTGCGCGAGGGCCAGACCCCGGGCTACGTCCGCAGCCTCGCGATCTACGACGAGGAGATCGAGGCGGCGCTCGATGTCATGGGGCACGGCCGCGACCAGCGGACGGACCGCAGGCTCGTGCTGATGGGCCACTCCACGGGCGGCCTCATCCTCAGCCTGTGGACGGCGCACAACCAGGAGCGTGTCGCGGGGCTCGTGCTGAACGGGCCGTGGCTGGAGTTCCAGACCCGCGAGGCGGGGCGCAAGCTCATGGAGCCCGGCATCCGGGTGCAGTCCGTGCTCGTGCCCCGCAGCCAGCTCGTCAACCTCGACCGCGGCCTCTACGCGCGCTCGATCTCGTCGCGGTTCGACGGCGAGTGGGACTACGACGTCGCCTGGCGGCCCGACGCCGGATGGCGCGCCACCCCCGCCTGGCTCGCCGCGATCTTCCGCGGCCAGGACCAGGTCGCCCGCGGCCTGGGCATTGACGTGCCGGTCCTGGTGCTGCTCAGCGCCCGCAGCAGCATCCCGACGCGGTGGAGCGAGGAGATGAGGAGCACGGACTCGGTGCTGGACGTGGTCGGCATCGCCCGCCGCGTGCCCGACGTCGGCTCCCTCACCACGCTCGTGCGCATCGCCGGCGGCCTGCACGACGCCACCCTCTCCGCCGCGCCCGCCCGGGAGCAGGTGTGGCGCGAGACGCGGCGCTGGTTCCGCGGCTACGTGCTCTCCCCGGCCGACGACGGCGCTCCACGGGCCTGA
- a CDS encoding alpha/beta fold hydrolase has product MTTTTVDALTTSADGTRIAFDLTGPGRGLAPAVVVVDGVLAHRMPVTLAVASVLGDRVTTLRYDRRGRGGSGDTRPYSVDREVDDIAALLEVTGPAALVGISTGGFLALRAAADLGSCVTGVLCYEPGYDVAGGEPPADPRMIAGVEACVEAGDPGSAVELFLDVVGMPCALVPRMRASASWPDLEAMAATIAYDGRVLAAVALGRRALMGRWDGIDQPVVVAHGAASAAQVAASARSLAAVLPAARRVTLPGHGTDVPPEAMAEAVAGLLGISP; this is encoded by the coding sequence ATGACCACCACCACCGTCGACGCCCTGACGACGTCGGCCGACGGGACGCGGATCGCGTTCGACCTCACGGGGCCGGGCCGTGGCCTGGCGCCTGCGGTCGTCGTGGTCGACGGCGTGCTCGCGCACCGGATGCCCGTCACGCTCGCGGTGGCGTCCGTGCTGGGCGACCGCGTGACCACGCTGCGGTACGACCGGCGCGGGCGGGGCGGGAGCGGTGACACCCGGCCGTACAGCGTGGACCGCGAGGTCGACGACATCGCCGCGTTGCTCGAGGTCACGGGCCCGGCGGCGTTGGTGGGGATCTCCACGGGCGGGTTCCTCGCCCTGCGCGCCGCCGCCGACCTGGGCTCCTGCGTGACCGGTGTGCTCTGCTACGAGCCGGGCTACGACGTCGCCGGCGGGGAGCCGCCCGCCGACCCCCGGATGATCGCGGGGGTGGAGGCCTGCGTCGAGGCCGGCGACCCGGGCAGCGCGGTCGAGCTGTTCCTCGACGTGGTGGGCATGCCGTGCGCCCTGGTGCCGCGGATGCGGGCCTCGGCGTCGTGGCCGGACCTGGAGGCGATGGCGGCGACCATCGCCTACGACGGCCGGGTGCTCGCCGCCGTCGCCCTGGGCCGGCGCGCGCTGATGGGCCGGTGGGACGGGATAGACCAGCCGGTCGTGGTGGCCCACGGGGCCGCGAGCGCCGCGCAGGTGGCGGCGTCGGCGCGGTCCCTCGCGGCGGTGCTTCCGGCGGCGCGTCGCGTGACCCTGCCCGGGCACGGGACGGACGTGCCGCCGGAAGCGATGGCGGAGGCCGTGGCCGGCCTCCTCGGGATCAGTCCGTGA
- a CDS encoding DnaJ family domain-containing protein: protein MAPGPRDDADNDPLRRAAQYRVSREADAERADTARSPERPADEPDDDANGSPGKRPGSMTVEERSRYVDVVIDQAMHRGEFDNLPLHGKPIPGIGGKHDPDWWVKGLIERENITGVLPSAQLRKDDAELDARLDLEAMEERVREIVGEFNARVVDARRQLQGGPPIVTPTRDVDEQVRRWRERRAARRAAASAPAPSREPGTPARRPWWKLW from the coding sequence ATGGCGCCGGGACCGCGCGACGACGCAGACAACGACCCCCTCCGCCGGGCCGCGCAGTACCGCGTGAGCCGGGAGGCCGACGCCGAGCGCGCGGACACCGCCCGCTCCCCCGAGCGCCCCGCCGACGAACCGGACGACGACGCCAACGGCTCCCCCGGCAAGCGGCCCGGCAGCATGACCGTCGAGGAGCGCTCCCGCTACGTGGACGTGGTGATCGACCAGGCGATGCACCGCGGCGAGTTCGACAACCTGCCCCTGCACGGCAAGCCGATCCCGGGCATCGGCGGCAAGCACGACCCCGACTGGTGGGTCAAGGGCCTGATCGAGCGCGAGAACATCACCGGCGTCCTGCCGTCGGCGCAGCTCCGCAAGGACGACGCCGAGCTGGACGCCCGGCTCGACCTCGAGGCGATGGAGGAGCGCGTCCGGGAGATCGTCGGCGAGTTCAACGCCCGCGTGGTGGACGCGCGGCGCCAGCTCCAGGGCGGGCCACCGATCGTCACGCCCACCCGCGACGTCGACGAGCAGGTGCGCAGGTGGCGGGAGCGGCGGGCAGCACGAAGGGCCGCCGCGTCGGCCCCGGCGCCGTCGCGCGAACCGGGGACGCCGGCCCGCCGGCCCTGGTGGAAGCTCTGGTGA
- a CDS encoding NAD(P)H-binding protein, producing MTPVSPERLIVLTGADGRLGSRLAFRLAAAGGRQRLLVTGRGVAPRLPDGAPLPESEVTAIPADADTRALTSAFAGADAVFLVPGRDRPGRLTRHRAAIDAAVLAGVRHVVYVSSIGVAPDAIASGARDDWRTEEYLRGTDLTWTMLRTSMFHRTPTFAVYDESSGSGQNALLRAPAGRGRVATVSHDDVADVATAVLLDEDPGRHAGLAYHLTGPEALGFDEIAATLSEAVGRTIRYVPQTVEQARALFYRSTATEVEDWITQCQAIEAGVLARVSPDVGHLAGRAARSFEVWLDDYPAEWAHLRLPSVR from the coding sequence ATGACCCCCGTGTCGCCGGAACGGCTGATCGTCCTCACCGGGGCCGACGGTCGGCTGGGTTCCAGACTGGCCTTCCGTCTCGCGGCGGCGGGCGGCCGGCAGCGCCTGCTGGTCACGGGCAGGGGGGTCGCACCGCGTCTGCCCGACGGCGCCCCGCTGCCCGAGTCCGAGGTCACGGCGATCCCGGCCGACGCCGACACAAGGGCTCTGACCAGCGCTTTCGCCGGCGCCGACGCCGTCTTCCTCGTGCCGGGCCGGGACCGGCCGGGCCGGCTGACCAGGCATCGCGCGGCGATCGACGCCGCCGTGCTCGCCGGGGTACGGCACGTCGTCTACGTCTCGTCGATCGGGGTGGCGCCGGACGCGATCGCCTCCGGCGCCCGCGACGACTGGCGCACCGAGGAGTACCTGCGGGGTACCGACCTCACGTGGACGATGCTGCGCACCAGCATGTTCCACCGCACCCCCACGTTCGCGGTGTACGACGAGTCGTCGGGCTCGGGTCAGAACGCGCTGCTCCGCGCACCGGCCGGCCGCGGCCGGGTCGCCACCGTGTCGCACGACGACGTGGCCGACGTCGCCACCGCCGTCCTCCTCGACGAGGACCCGGGCCGGCACGCGGGCCTGGCCTACCACCTGACCGGGCCCGAGGCCCTGGGCTTCGACGAGATCGCGGCGACGCTCTCGGAGGCCGTCGGCCGGACCATCAGGTACGTGCCCCAGACGGTGGAGCAGGCGCGCGCCCTGTTCTACCGGTCGACCGCCACCGAGGTGGAGGACTGGATCACGCAGTGCCAGGCGATCGAGGCGGGTGTGCTCGCGCGGGTGAGCCCCGACGTCGGGCACCTGGCCGGGCGTGCGGCGCGCTCGTTCGAGGTCTGGCTCGACGACTACCCGGCGGAGTGGGCGCACCTCCGGTTACCGTCGGTCAGATGA
- a CDS encoding anhydro-N-acetylmuramic acid kinase, giving the protein MGDPIPGARISPADPRFPLRVVGLMSGTSHDGVDAAACELRLAGDTLTLTPLGHLSVPCPTALRNELVAALPPSATSAETFCRLDTGIGQAFADVAARAVAELCDGRADLVVSHGQTVFHWVSDGGASGGGASGGGPGGGVRGTLQIGEPAWIAEATGLPVVSGLRTRDVAAGGQGAPLVGLFDALWLAGRPGTAVALNLGGIANVTVLAGTGDAPVAFDTGPACALLDAATRHVTGGHLVFDADGALAARGRVLPDLLSRLLDEPYYARPAPKSTGKELFHLSYLLDRLGPAEPTAEDLLATLVALTARTVADAVRGTATEVVASGGGTRNPVLMAALRAELPGVAVLGSDELGVPSQAKEALAFAVLGWHTWYGLPGVLAGATGARHASVLGSVTPGPDGRYPPGRSAGVERPGRLEIARAV; this is encoded by the coding sequence ATGGGAGATCCCATACCCGGAGCACGCATCTCACCGGCAGACCCGCGGTTTCCACTCCGAGTGGTCGGCCTGATGTCCGGCACGTCCCATGACGGGGTCGACGCCGCGGCGTGCGAGCTCCGGCTCGCCGGCGACACGCTGACGCTCACGCCCCTCGGACACCTCTCCGTCCCCTGTCCGACGGCGCTGCGGAACGAGCTCGTGGCCGCCCTGCCGCCGTCCGCCACCTCGGCGGAGACGTTCTGCCGCCTCGACACCGGCATCGGCCAGGCCTTCGCCGACGTCGCCGCGCGGGCCGTCGCGGAGCTGTGCGACGGACGCGCCGACCTCGTCGTCTCGCACGGCCAGACGGTCTTCCACTGGGTGTCGGACGGCGGGGCTTCGGGCGGCGGGGCTTCGGGCGGCGGCCCCGGCGGCGGCGTGCGGGGGACCCTGCAGATCGGCGAACCCGCGTGGATCGCCGAGGCGACCGGCCTGCCCGTCGTCTCCGGCCTGCGCACGCGCGACGTCGCGGCGGGTGGTCAGGGCGCCCCGCTGGTCGGCCTGTTCGACGCCCTGTGGCTCGCCGGGCGCCCCGGCACGGCGGTGGCCCTGAACCTGGGCGGCATCGCGAACGTGACCGTGCTGGCCGGCACGGGCGATGCGCCGGTCGCCTTCGACACGGGCCCCGCGTGCGCCCTACTCGACGCCGCGACCAGGCACGTCACCGGCGGCCACCTCGTCTTCGACGCCGACGGCGCGCTCGCCGCCCGCGGCCGCGTGCTGCCCGACCTGCTGTCCCGGCTGCTCGACGAGCCGTACTACGCGCGCCCCGCCCCCAAGTCAACGGGCAAGGAGCTGTTCCACCTCTCCTACCTGCTGGACCGCCTGGGGCCGGCCGAGCCGACGGCGGAGGACCTGCTCGCCACGCTCGTGGCCCTGACGGCCCGCACCGTGGCCGACGCCGTCCGGGGCACCGCCACCGAGGTCGTCGCGTCGGGCGGCGGCACGCGCAACCCGGTGCTGATGGCGGCGCTGCGCGCCGAGCTGCCCGGCGTCGCCGTGCTCGGCTCGGACGAGCTGGGGGTACCGAGCCAGGCCAAGGAGGCGCTGGCGTTCGCGGTGCTGGGCTGGCACACCTGGTACGGCCTGCCCGGGGTGCTCGCCGGGGCGACCGGGGCACGGCACGCGAGCGTGCTGGGGTCCGTGACGCCGGGACCGGACGGGCGGTATCCACCGGGACGGAGTGCTGGGGTGGAGCGGCCAGGACGGCTGGAGATCGCGCGGGCGGTCTGA
- a CDS encoding aminotransferase class I/II-fold pyridoxal phosphate-dependent enzyme: MKVSRRSHVPPFAVMEVLAAANARRATGADVLNLCAGEPSTGASDVVRERAIALLRDGNLGYTEAMGVPALRAEISGHYKRWYDVDVDPARIAVTTGSSGGFVLAFLASFDVGDRVALARPGYPAYKNILSALGCEVVELDCGPETRYQPTVSQLNEAYYGGGLDGVMVASPANPTGTMITPAELAAVAEWCADHDVRLISDEIYHGIAYSDEVAQATASTFVDQGAVVVNSFSKYWAMTGWRLGWLVLPDELVAPVDALASNVALSPPALAQHAGIAAFTPEGYEAAAQNVARYAASRRLLLERLGELGWRPVAPADGAFYLYGNIASFGLDSITYCARLLAEADVAITPGTDFDGVHGGEWVRLSFASSLDTVSRAVDRIVAWHKTL, from the coding sequence ATGAAGGTCTCTCGTCGGTCCCACGTGCCCCCGTTCGCCGTCATGGAGGTGCTCGCCGCCGCGAACGCGCGCCGCGCCACCGGTGCCGACGTGCTCAACCTCTGTGCGGGGGAGCCGTCGACCGGCGCGTCCGACGTCGTGCGGGAGCGTGCCATCGCCCTGCTCCGCGACGGGAACCTCGGCTACACCGAGGCGATGGGCGTGCCGGCGCTGCGCGCCGAGATCTCGGGCCACTACAAGCGCTGGTACGACGTCGACGTCGACCCCGCGCGGATCGCCGTCACCACGGGGTCGAGCGGCGGTTTCGTGCTCGCGTTCCTCGCGTCGTTCGACGTCGGCGACCGGGTGGCGCTCGCGCGGCCCGGGTACCCCGCCTACAAGAACATCCTGTCTGCGCTGGGCTGCGAGGTCGTGGAGCTCGACTGCGGCCCCGAGACTCGCTACCAGCCCACGGTGTCGCAGCTCAACGAGGCGTACTACGGCGGCGGGCTCGACGGCGTGATGGTTGCCTCGCCCGCCAACCCGACCGGCACGATGATCACGCCGGCCGAGCTGGCGGCCGTCGCGGAGTGGTGCGCCGACCACGACGTGCGCCTGATCAGCGACGAGATCTACCACGGCATCGCCTACTCGGACGAGGTGGCGCAGGCAACCGCGTCGACGTTCGTCGACCAGGGCGCCGTCGTCGTGAACTCGTTCTCGAAGTACTGGGCGATGACCGGCTGGCGACTCGGCTGGCTGGTGCTGCCCGACGAGCTGGTCGCACCCGTCGACGCCCTCGCCAGCAACGTGGCGCTCTCGCCGCCCGCGCTCGCGCAGCACGCGGGCATCGCGGCGTTCACGCCCGAGGGATACGAGGCGGCGGCGCAGAACGTCGCGCGGTACGCGGCGTCGCGCAGGCTGCTCCTGGAGCGGCTCGGCGAGCTCGGCTGGCGGCCCGTCGCCCCGGCCGACGGCGCGTTCTACCTCTACGGGAACATCGCCTCGTTCGGGCTCGACTCGATCACCTACTGCGCCCGCCTCCTCGCGGAGGCCGACGTCGCCATCACGCCCGGCACCGACTTCGACGGCGTGCACGGCGGGGAGTGGGTGCGGCTGTCGTTCGCGTCGTCGCTCGACACGGTGTCGCGCGCGGTCGACCGGATCGTGGCCTGGCACAAGACGCTCTGA
- a CDS encoding DUF6328 family protein: MQTDGRQETQTERADRNWNELLQELRVMQTGVQILTGFLLTLPFQSRFADLDRYQVTVYLALVVASVTATGLIVAPVSVHRALFRKQLKRSIVTLADRITRAALAVLALVITGATLLVFDVVVGRTAGIVAGASALVLLALLWVLLPAVLRRRA, encoded by the coding sequence ATGCAGACCGACGGCCGGCAGGAGACGCAGACCGAACGCGCGGACCGGAACTGGAACGAGCTCCTCCAGGAGCTGCGCGTGATGCAGACCGGCGTCCAGATCCTCACCGGTTTCCTGCTGACCCTGCCGTTCCAGTCGCGGTTCGCGGACCTCGACCGGTACCAGGTGACCGTCTACCTGGCCCTCGTCGTCGCCTCGGTCACCGCGACCGGCCTCATCGTGGCCCCGGTCAGCGTGCACCGCGCGCTGTTCCGCAAGCAGCTCAAGCGCAGCATCGTCACCCTCGCGGACCGCATCACCCGCGCCGCCCTCGCGGTCCTCGCCCTGGTGATCACGGGTGCGACCCTGCTCGTGTTCGACGTCGTCGTCGGACGGACGGCGGGGATCGTGGCCGGGGCCAGCGCGCTCGTGCTGCTGGCGCTGCTGTGGGTGCTGCTCCCCGCGGTGCTGCGCCGGCGGGCCTGA
- a CDS encoding low molecular weight protein-tyrosine-phosphatase gives MTVCTGNICRSPMAEIVLRDRFEAAGLGDAVEIDSTGVSDEEHGNPVDRRARAVLAEHGYPVGDGHRARQVTRDDVGSRDLVLAMTARHAQALRNLAGRGQADPAIRMYRSFDPATEGASEQQLDIADPWYGGPEDFEECLAEIEAAADGVVDFVRAELGVSSGT, from the coding sequence ATGACCGTCTGCACCGGAAACATCTGCAGGTCCCCGATGGCCGAGATCGTGCTCCGCGACCGTTTCGAGGCCGCGGGCCTGGGTGACGCCGTGGAGATCGACTCGACCGGCGTGAGCGACGAGGAGCACGGCAACCCGGTGGACCGGCGCGCCCGGGCCGTCCTCGCCGAGCACGGGTACCCCGTCGGCGACGGCCATCGGGCACGCCAGGTGACCAGGGACGACGTCGGCTCGCGAGACCTGGTGCTCGCGATGACGGCGCGCCACGCGCAGGCCCTCCGGAACCTCGCCGGCCGGGGCCAGGCCGATCCGGCGATCCGGATGTACCGGTCGTTCGACCCCGCCACGGAGGGCGCGTCCGAGCAGCAGCTCGACATCGCCGACCCCTGGTACGGCGGGCCCGAGGACTTCGAGGAGTGCCTCGCCGAGATCGAGGCCGCGGCCGACGGTGTCGTCGACTTCGTCCGGGCCGAGCTGGGTGTGTCCTCGGGCACCTGA
- a CDS encoding FhaA domain-containing protein: MGALDRFEKSVERMMNNAFAKVGRGEVKPVELASRLRRELDDRAAVVGRDRTVAPNEFTIELSPDDFAQIEAWGAQTLADELASNITAYAATQHYAFVGPVSVTFDEQYELVPGRFTVRSRSVQGSVAPATSGAPTGRHPLIDIDGQRYLLTGPVTVIGRDAEADIVVDDPGVSRRHLEIRVTPDGVVATDMGSTNGLYVEGHQVPAATLLDGNTMTIGRTRIMFWTGSASGADNEDW; the protein is encoded by the coding sequence ATGGGCGCCCTGGACCGCTTCGAGAAGAGCGTGGAGCGCATGATGAACAACGCGTTCGCCAAGGTGGGACGTGGCGAAGTGAAACCCGTCGAGCTAGCGAGCAGGCTGCGGCGTGAGCTGGACGACCGTGCCGCGGTCGTCGGACGCGACCGTACCGTCGCACCGAACGAGTTCACGATCGAGCTTTCTCCCGACGACTTCGCCCAGATCGAGGCGTGGGGCGCACAGACCCTCGCCGACGAGCTCGCGTCCAACATCACGGCGTACGCCGCGACGCAGCACTACGCGTTCGTCGGCCCCGTGAGCGTGACGTTCGACGAGCAGTACGAGCTCGTCCCCGGCCGCTTCACCGTGCGGTCGCGCAGCGTGCAGGGAAGTGTCGCCCCGGCGACCTCCGGCGCTCCGACGGGACGACACCCGCTCATCGACATCGACGGGCAGCGCTACCTGCTCACCGGACCCGTGACCGTCATCGGCCGCGACGCCGAGGCGGACATCGTGGTGGACGACCCGGGCGTGTCCCGGCGCCACCTCGAGATCCGTGTGACGCCGGACGGCGTCGTCGCGACGGACATGGGCTCGACCAACGGCCTGTACGTCGAGGGACACCAGGTCCCTGCCGCGACCTTGCTCGACGGCAACACGATGACCATCGGCCGTACCCGCATCATGTTCTGGACCGGCAGCGCGTCCGGTGCGGACAACGAGGACTGGTGA
- a CDS encoding class I SAM-dependent methyltransferase, whose protein sequence is MLDVSIAPAPAPDAPFEDHVEWARNAPATPATPAALFTGGLDATPAVDRLTTDTPDWDYPALAREIVLKTRGAVLDIGTGDGDFFAGLGPLPIASAATEAGPVFLAARRRLAPLGVDVRRVEPSWTGDVLLPFFDGQFSTVLSRFSSIDPDEVGRVLEPGGTFLTEQVDTRDGIVLNQALRVPLGWDPDGVTIDVISDGLVASGLEIVEATEYAGTRTFKDLSSVLWYLRTAAWQVPDLAELTPAAVARHEAALRGLHMHFATGNELVDEAPRILVTARRPF, encoded by the coding sequence ATGCTTGACGTCTCGATCGCCCCTGCTCCGGCGCCGGACGCGCCGTTCGAGGACCACGTCGAATGGGCGCGCAACGCCCCTGCGACTCCTGCAACACCCGCGGCGCTGTTCACGGGTGGTCTCGACGCGACCCCCGCCGTCGACCGTCTCACGACCGACACGCCGGATTGGGACTACCCCGCCCTCGCACGCGAGATCGTGCTCAAGACACGGGGCGCCGTGCTCGACATCGGCACCGGTGACGGTGACTTCTTCGCGGGCCTCGGCCCGCTGCCCATCGCTTCGGCCGCCACGGAGGCCGGCCCGGTCTTCCTCGCGGCCCGACGCCGCCTGGCGCCGCTCGGCGTCGACGTGCGCCGGGTGGAGCCGTCCTGGACGGGCGACGTGCTGCTGCCGTTCTTCGACGGCCAGTTCAGCACGGTGCTCAGCCGGTTCAGCAGCATCGACCCCGACGAGGTCGGCCGCGTGCTGGAGCCGGGCGGGACGTTCCTGACCGAGCAGGTGGACACCCGCGACGGCATCGTGCTCAACCAGGCGCTCCGGGTGCCGCTGGGCTGGGACCCGGACGGCGTGACGATCGACGTGATCTCCGACGGCCTCGTCGCCTCCGGCCTCGAGATCGTCGAGGCCACGGAGTACGCGGGGACGCGCACGTTCAAGGACCTGTCGTCCGTGCTCTGGTACCTGCGGACGGCGGCATGGCAGGTGCCCGACCTCGCCGAGCTCACGCCGGCCGCCGTCGCGCGGCACGAGGCCGCGCTGCGCGGGCTGCACATGCACTTCGCGACGGGCAACGAGCTCGTGGACGAGGCGCCCCGCATCCTCGTCACCGCACGCCGGCCGTTCTGA